One Nitrospira sp. genomic region harbors:
- a CDS encoding class I SAM-dependent methyltransferase produces MNTHRPRWTLPKHDYWSTPFAESLLQHLDLRADLKILDIASGHGIPAFYLAEQVGPAGAVRAIDISAGQVARARAIQGSHLPWLHFECADMRALPPDLPMSDRITGNLSVMFFRPHRFEGVRELVERLNPGGQLVLTFPSYGTFDSLWQRVDHAMVRQGLTNEQERFHSYLNERPSAQDGRGWLGKLDLERVEVMEYPLEVETGPGQEFLYHPLLRGGFLDDVYECFEDQSVADRFMIDIAQDITLFTPLIAQRCVLSGWKRTASADCQG; encoded by the coding sequence ATGAACACACACAGACCCCGCTGGACCCTTCCCAAGCATGATTATTGGTCCACGCCCTTTGCCGAATCGTTGTTGCAACATCTCGACCTTCGAGCAGATCTGAAAATCCTCGATATCGCCTCCGGCCATGGCATCCCGGCCTTCTACCTCGCAGAGCAGGTGGGGCCCGCTGGTGCCGTGCGGGCCATCGATATCAGTGCCGGCCAAGTCGCCCGCGCGAGAGCTATCCAAGGATCGCACCTGCCATGGCTTCATTTCGAGTGTGCGGACATGCGCGCACTGCCACCGGATCTGCCGATGTCTGACCGCATCACCGGGAACCTCTCCGTCATGTTCTTCCGCCCCCATCGGTTCGAGGGCGTTCGTGAACTCGTCGAACGGCTCAACCCAGGAGGCCAACTCGTCCTGACCTTTCCATCCTATGGAACGTTTGATTCATTGTGGCAGCGAGTCGATCATGCAATGGTCCGGCAGGGACTAACGAACGAGCAAGAGCGATTTCACTCCTATTTGAACGAACGACCATCAGCACAGGATGGACGAGGGTGGCTTGGGAAACTCGACCTCGAACGAGTCGAGGTAATGGAATATCCTCTCGAAGTTGAAACTGGTCCGGGGCAAGAATTTCTCTATCACCCGCTCTTGCGCGGCGGCTTTCTCGATGACGTGTATGAGTGCTTTGAGGACCAGTCCGTCGCCGATCGGTTCATGATCGACATCGCTCAAGACATTACGCTATTCACCCCCCTGATCGCGCAACGCTGTGTACTCTCAGGATGGAAGCGGACTGCCTCTGCTGATTGCCAAGGTTGA
- a CDS encoding CopG family transcriptional regulator, producing MKAKHLEKMFDEGKDVTPHLDLSKARRPGHEQRRVNVDFPSWIIDSLDAQASRLGVTRQSVIKLWIAERLKEEQKKAS from the coding sequence ATGAAAGCCAAGCATCTCGAGAAGATGTTTGACGAGGGAAAAGACGTAACACCTCATCTTGACCTCTCGAAGGCACGCCGCCCTGGACATGAGCAGAGACGAGTGAACGTCGATTTTCCTAGCTGGATCATCGATTCACTAGACGCTCAGGCAAGCCGACTTGGAGTCACGAGACAATCAGTAATCAAGCTGTGGATCGCCGAGCGACTGAAAGAGGAACAGAAGAAGGCAAGTTGA
- a CDS encoding BrnT family toxin, with protein MDFEFDAAKSTANREKHGIDFIEAQQLWEDEDRLEIPARTEDEPRYVLIAALKQKLWSAFLTYRTRRIRLISVRRAREEERELYHESQASREDV; from the coding sequence ATGGATTTCGAATTCGATGCAGCGAAGAGCACGGCCAACCGTGAAAAACACGGAATTGATTTTATCGAGGCCCAACAACTGTGGGAAGACGAGGACCGGCTCGAAATCCCAGCTCGAACAGAAGACGAACCCCGGTACGTGCTCATTGCGGCCCTCAAGCAAAAGCTCTGGTCGGCCTTTCTCACCTATCGGACGAGACGCATTCGGTTGATTTCGGTCCGAAGAGCCAGAGAAGAAGAAAGGGAGCTCTACCATGAAAGCCAAGCATCTCGAGAAGATGTTTGA